Proteins from one Salvelinus alpinus chromosome 34, SLU_Salpinus.1, whole genome shotgun sequence genomic window:
- the LOC139563510 gene encoding adhesive plaque matrix protein-like, with the protein MFGMLWIDVYYSIVQFTSMSINFAQPLKIKSPCPPTINPESPCPPIINPESPCPPTINPESPCPPTINPESPYPPTVNPESPCPPTVNPESPCPPTVNPESPCPPTVNPESPCPPTVNPESPCPPTVNPESPYPPTINPESPCPPTINPESPCPPTINPESPCPPTINPESPCPPTINPESPCPPTINPESPYPPTINPERPYPPTINPESPCPPTINPESPSPSPSTQRAPALPPSTQRAPALPPSTQRAPALPPSTQRAPALPPSTQRAPALPPSTQRAPALPPSTQRAHALPPSTQRAPPLHHQPREPLPSHHQPREPLPSHHQPREPLPSHHQPREPLPSHHQPREPLPSHHQPRETLPSHHQPREPLPSHHQPREPLPSHHQPREPLPSHHQPRETLPSHHQPREPLPSHHQPREPLPSHHQPREPMPSHHQPREPLPSHHQPREPLPSHHQPREPLPSHHQPREPLPFTINPESPCPPTINPESPCPPTINPESPCPPTINPESPCPPTINPESPCPPTINPESPCPPTINPESLCPPTINPESPCPPTINPESPCPPTINPESPCPPTINPERASQ; encoded by the exons atgtttgggatgctctggatcgacgtgtactaCAGCATTGTCCAGTTCACGTCAATGTCcatcaacttcgcacagccattgaagatta AGAGCCCCTGCCCTCCCACCATCAACCCAGAGAGCCCCTGCCCTCCCATCATCAACCCAGAGAGCCCCTGCCCTCCCACCATCAACCCAGAGAGCCCCTGCCCTCCCACCATCAACCCAGAGAGCCCCTACCCTCCCACCGTCAACCCAGAGAGCCCCTGCCCTCCCACCGTCAACCCAGAGAGCCCCTGCCCTCCCACCGTCAACCCAGAGAGCCCCTGCCCTCCCACCGTCAACCCAGAGAGCCCCTGCCCTCCCACCGTCAACCCAGAGAGCCCCTGCCCTCCCACCGTCAACCCAGAGAGCCCCTACCCTCCCACCATCAACCCAGAGAGCCCCTGCCCTCCCACCATCAACCCAGAGAGCCCCTGCCCTCCCACCATCAACCCAGAGAGCCCCTGCCCTCCCACCATCAACCCAGAGAGCCCCTGCCCTCCCACCATCAACCCAGAGAGCCCCTGCCCTCCCACCATCAACCCAGAGAGCCCCTACCCTCCCACCATCAACCCAGAGAGACCCTACCCTCCCACCATCAACCCAGAGAGCCCCTGCCCTCCCACCATCAACCCAGAGAGCCCCTCCCCTTCACCATCAACCCAGAGAGCCCCTGCCCTCCCACCATCAACCCAGAGAGCCCCTGCCCTCCCACCATCAACCCAGAGAGCCCCTGCCCTCCCACCATCAACCCAGAGAGCCCCTGCCCTCCCACCATCAACCCAGAGAGCCCCTGCCCTCCCACCATCAACCCAGAGAGCCCCTGCCCTCCCACCATCAACCCAGAGAGCCCATGCCCTCCCACCATCAACCCAGAGAGCCCCTCCCCTTCACCATCAACCCAGAGAGCCCCTGCCCTCCCACCATCAACCCAGAGAGCCCCTGCCCTCCCACCATCAACCCAGAGAGCCCCTGCCCTCCCACCATCAACCCAGAGAGCCCCTACCCTCCCACCATCAACCCAGAGAGCCCCTACCCTCCCACCATCAACCCAGAGAGACCCTACCCTCCCACCATCAACCCAGAGAGCCCCTGCCCTCCCACCATCAACCCAGAGAGCCCCTACCCTCCCACCATCAACCCAGAGAGCCCCTACCCTCCCACCATCAACCCAGAGAGACCCTACCCTCCCACCATCAACCCAGAGAGCCCCTGCCCTCCCACCATCAACCCAGAGAGCCCCTTCCCTCTCACCATCAACCCAGAGAGCCCATGCCCTCCCACCATCAACCCAGAGAGCCCCTACCCTCCCACCATCAACCCAGAGAGCCCCTGCCCTCCCACCATCAACCCAGAGAGCCCCTACCCTCCCACCATCAACCCAGAGAGCCCCTCCCCTTCACCATCAACCCAGAGAGCCCCTGCCCTCCCACCATCAACCCAGAGAGCCCCTGCCCTCCCACCATCAACCCAGAGAGCCCCTGCCCTCCCACCATCAACCCAGAGAGCCCCTGCCCTCCCACCATCAACCCAGAGAGCCCCTGCCCTCCCACCATCAACCCAGAGAGCCCCTGCCCTCCCACCATCAACCCAGAGAGCCTCTGCCCTCCCACCATCAACCCAGAGAGCCCCTGCCCTCCCACCATCAACCCCGAGAGCCCCTGCCCTCCCACCATCAACCCAGAGAGCCCCTGCCCTCCCACCATCAACCCAGAGA GGGCCTCTCAGTGA